The following are encoded together in the uncultured Sphaerochaeta sp. genome:
- a CDS encoding saccharopine dehydrogenase family protein — protein sequence MEKKRLMIIGAGGVGNVAVRKSARMEDLYEVILLASRTKAKCDAIAAEAGPVPIETAQVDADDIGALVSLMETFKPDVVLNVALPYQDLPIMDACLEYGVDYVDTANYEPKDEAHFEYSYQWAYQEKFKEAGLTALLGSGFDPGVTNVFTAYAAKHYFDEMHYLDIVDCNAGDHGKSFATNFNPEINIREITQNGRYYEEGEWKSTEPLEIHQNVDYPRIGGKESYLLFHEELESLVKHYPSLKRARFWMTFSQQYITHLKVLEDIGMTSIEPVMFQGMEIQPLQFLKAVLPEPSSLGENYKGQTSIGCQIKGIKDGKERTLYIFNNCSHQMAYQDTKAQAVSYTTGVPAALGTSLVARGIWKAPGVNNMEQFDPDPFLEELGPLGLPWEVVVDGKLAFGE from the coding sequence ATGGAAAAGAAACGTTTGATGATCATAGGAGCAGGTGGCGTCGGTAATGTTGCCGTACGCAAATCTGCCAGAATGGAAGATTTATATGAAGTAATCTTGCTTGCAAGCAGGACAAAAGCCAAATGTGATGCAATTGCAGCTGAGGCAGGACCAGTTCCTATTGAAACTGCTCAGGTTGATGCTGATGATATTGGTGCATTAGTCAGCTTGATGGAAACTTTCAAGCCTGATGTGGTACTCAATGTTGCGCTTCCTTACCAGGATCTCCCGATCATGGATGCCTGCCTTGAGTATGGTGTTGATTATGTTGATACTGCAAATTACGAACCAAAGGATGAAGCACATTTTGAATACTCCTACCAGTGGGCCTACCAGGAAAAGTTTAAGGAGGCTGGCCTAACAGCACTACTTGGAAGTGGGTTTGACCCAGGGGTGACCAATGTATTCACAGCATATGCTGCAAAACACTATTTTGATGAGATGCACTACCTCGATATTGTAGACTGTAATGCAGGGGATCATGGAAAGAGCTTTGCTACCAACTTCAATCCTGAGATCAATATCCGGGAGATTACCCAAAATGGTCGCTACTACGAAGAGGGAGAGTGGAAAAGCACGGAGCCCTTGGAAATACACCAGAACGTGGACTATCCACGAATCGGGGGAAAAGAGAGCTATTTGCTCTTCCATGAAGAGTTGGAATCTTTGGTGAAACACTACCCGAGTCTGAAACGTGCACGTTTCTGGATGACTTTCAGCCAGCAATACATCACCCATCTGAAGGTGCTGGAGGATATTGGGATGACCAGTATTGAACCGGTCATGTTCCAGGGGATGGAAATCCAACCACTACAGTTCCTCAAGGCTGTACTTCCCGAGCCTTCCTCCCTTGGTGAAAACTACAAGGGACAAACCTCCATTGGTTGCCAGATCAAGGGAATCAAGGACGGCAAAGAGAGGACACTCTACATATTTAATAACTGCAGCCATCAAATGGCGTACCAGGATACAAAAGCACAGGCAGTGAGCTATACGACAGGTGTTCCTGCGGCTCTTGGCACCAGTTTGGTTGCACGTGGCATCTGGAAGGCACCTGGTGTGAATAACATGGAACAATTCGATCCTGATCCATTCCTTGAGGAACTTGGGCCATTGGGCCTTCCCTGGGAAGTGGTTGTCGATGGCAAGCTTGCCTTTGGTGAGTAG
- a CDS encoding class I SAM-dependent methyltransferase, which yields MDTYVEHNARAWDSEVEKHTIWTDGCTEEQIEKARTGELDMVLSPFKQVPPSWVSDVKGKKILALACGGGQQAVLLALAGAEVTLYDISEKQLAQDASYAERLQLEMEFVKGDMRDLSCFADSTFDMIYNPTSTCFIDEVHSMYQHCYRSLKSGGRLLTSITNPVLYLFNEKKALRNHLQVKYTIPYSDLKSLGKKELEKRLRKHDTIEFSHTLQDLLGGLTDCGFHLTGIYTDTAGFMMIDSYIHDCYLAVRAVKSL from the coding sequence GGGATAGTGAAGTTGAAAAACACACTATCTGGACAGATGGTTGCACTGAAGAACAGATAGAGAAAGCACGTACAGGGGAGCTCGATATGGTTCTCTCTCCGTTCAAGCAGGTCCCTCCTTCCTGGGTCAGTGATGTGAAAGGAAAAAAGATCCTTGCCCTTGCCTGTGGTGGAGGTCAGCAAGCAGTTCTCCTTGCCCTCGCTGGAGCAGAGGTAACCCTGTATGACATTTCAGAAAAACAACTCGCACAGGATGCATCCTATGCTGAACGACTCCAACTGGAAATGGAATTCGTCAAGGGAGATATGCGTGACCTCTCATGTTTTGCAGACTCCACGTTCGACATGATATACAACCCAACCTCCACATGTTTCATTGATGAGGTGCACAGCATGTATCAGCACTGCTACAGGAGCTTGAAGAGCGGAGGGCGACTGCTTACCAGCATCACCAATCCAGTGCTCTATCTCTTTAACGAAAAGAAAGCCTTGAGAAACCACCTCCAGGTGAAATACACCATCCCCTACTCTGACCTGAAAAGTCTTGGGAAAAAGGAATTGGAAAAGCGATTAAGAAAACATGATACCATTGAATTTTCCCATACGTTGCAAGACTTGCTTGGAGGGCTTACGGACTGTGGGTTTCATTTGACCGGTATCTACACCGACACTGCAGGATTCATGATGATCGACAGTTATATCCACGACTGCTATCTTGCAGTTCGTGCAGTAAAGAGCTTGTAG
- a CDS encoding Arc family DNA-binding protein: MDAKDKSKKQVLLRLSSSLWKELAAWAEDDFRSINGQIEFLLTESVRSRRKTLKDDDQET, translated from the coding sequence ATGGATGCAAAGGATAAGAGCAAGAAACAGGTATTGTTGCGTCTTTCGTCATCGCTGTGGAAAGAACTGGCCGCTTGGGCGGAAGATGACTTCCGCTCTATAAACGGCCAGATTGAATTTCTACTCACCGAGAGCGTACGTTCCCGCAGGAAAACGCTCAAGGATGACGATCAAGAGACATAG
- the speB gene encoding agmatinase, with amino-acid sequence MEHWFLDSEFPNCDKETARFHVIPFPLEDTVSYMGGTADGPDAIIEASSQLEQLVEGFGNPGALGIHTREPLGTEGMVEQAIAAAAEAILQAYDQGSIPVLLGGEHSVTNAAIPLLRDRFHQGEVGILQFDAHMDLRDAYEGSKLSHASVMRRAVEAGIPLFQVGIRNYSEEDLEARERYQVGHYDASFLYSQKHTHSLETLDLPSDFPKQLYVTFDVDAFDCGLMSGTGTPDPGGLSWWDAITLLTVLTKNRTIIGCDVVELAPNTLHHPSYTASKLTYFLMGLASKRSSQ; translated from the coding sequence ATGGAGCACTGGTTTTTAGATTCTGAATTTCCAAACTGTGATAAGGAAACAGCACGATTTCATGTAATCCCTTTTCCCTTGGAGGATACAGTCTCCTACATGGGAGGTACAGCGGATGGACCAGATGCCATCATAGAAGCTTCCTCCCAACTTGAACAACTTGTTGAGGGATTTGGTAATCCTGGGGCCTTGGGAATTCATACCAGGGAACCGCTTGGAACAGAAGGTATGGTCGAACAAGCGATAGCAGCCGCTGCTGAGGCTATTCTCCAAGCGTATGACCAGGGATCCATCCCTGTGCTTCTCGGTGGTGAGCATTCTGTTACCAATGCTGCAATTCCACTCTTGAGAGACCGATTTCACCAAGGGGAGGTAGGTATCTTGCAGTTCGACGCACACATGGACTTGAGGGATGCCTATGAAGGAAGCAAACTCAGCCATGCATCGGTCATGAGGCGTGCCGTAGAGGCTGGTATTCCACTTTTTCAGGTAGGGATACGGAATTATAGTGAAGAGGATCTTGAGGCACGTGAGCGTTACCAGGTAGGTCACTATGATGCATCGTTCCTCTACAGCCAGAAGCATACACACTCGCTGGAAACATTGGATCTTCCTTCTGATTTTCCCAAACAACTGTATGTCACGTTCGATGTTGATGCATTCGATTGTGGGTTGATGAGCGGTACCGGAACCCCTGATCCAGGTGGCCTCTCATGGTGGGATGCAATTACGTTACTAACCGTTCTTACCAAGAACAGGACAATTATTGGGTGTGATGTAGTGGAATTGGCTCCCAATACGTTGCACCATCCCTCCTATACGGCAAGCAAGCTTACGTATTTCCTGATGGGATTAGCCAGCAAGCGCAGTTCCCAGTGA
- a CDS encoding flavodoxin: MKRIAIVYYSGTGNTEALAQAVAKGAKETGAEIKVIKAGLFSADLLDSYDAVAFGCPAMGSESLEDEVFEPMFNALLPHLEGKPIGLFGSYGWGNGEWMDDWAEVTKDAGAVMVADPVIALDTPEEESLNAAFSLGTALAG; the protein is encoded by the coding sequence ATGAAACGTATTGCAATTGTATATTACAGTGGGACAGGAAATACCGAAGCCTTGGCTCAAGCGGTGGCAAAAGGTGCCAAGGAAACCGGTGCAGAAATCAAGGTGATCAAGGCCGGTCTCTTCTCTGCAGATTTGCTTGATAGCTATGATGCCGTAGCTTTTGGGTGTCCTGCAATGGGCTCTGAAAGCTTGGAGGACGAGGTATTTGAACCAATGTTCAATGCACTCCTTCCCCATCTAGAGGGAAAACCTATTGGCCTCTTTGGCTCCTATGGATGGGGAAACGGAGAGTGGATGGACGACTGGGCTGAAGTCACCAAGGATGCAGGGGCAGTAATGGTTGCCGACCCCGTCATCGCCTTGGACACCCCTGAAGAAGAATCGTTGAACGCAGCCTTTTCACTGGGAACTGCGCTTGCTGGCTAA
- the speA gene encoding biosynthetic arginine decarboxylase: MDTWTLDDARKLYHIDSWGNEYFHVSEKGEVEVRLKDKDPKSQVSLLSIVKGLQERGMKLPVLLRFSNILDSRIQHINESFLGAMKDAGYTGTYRGVYPIKVNQQQQVVEEICKYGKQYHHGLETGSKAELLLALAHIDDLEAYVVCNGYKDEEYIDLALRGLSMGVQTVLVVEMPGEVDIILERSRAMGIKPNIGLRMKPSTVASGHWTDSGGDRSVFGLNTTQVIQVVDKLKKEQMLDSLKLLHYHLGSQIPNIRDIRMGATEAARFYCGLVHEGAPMGLLDIGGGLAIDYDGSHTDSSNSRNYSTKEYCDDVVEEVMTICKEEHVTHPTLLSESGRALVSYYSVLLLNVLDTNIFWNGEDVEANLDPEVLPALENLLYVRKMLNEKNAQECLNDLNYYREEIRNKFLYGKVNMRERAAAEHVYWSIVAEIKQTYGEVESPEFEKLEQQLSDIYYGNFSLFQSLPDVWAIDQLFPIMPIHMLDKRPDRKAVLSDITCDSEGKIDRFIGRWEVENTLSLHTLPENDDYILGVFLVGAYQETLGDLHNLLGDTNVASVTYEDGKFRLHNELEGDTVADVLSYVEYEPKQLEALIRNKAERAVQDGRITPLERRRIIAAYTAGLRGYTYYETDQEE; this comes from the coding sequence ATGGATACTTGGACACTAGATGACGCAAGAAAGCTGTATCACATCGATTCCTGGGGGAATGAGTATTTTCATGTCTCAGAGAAAGGTGAAGTGGAAGTACGGCTCAAAGATAAGGACCCAAAAAGTCAAGTAAGCTTGTTATCCATAGTCAAGGGTTTGCAAGAGAGAGGCATGAAATTGCCTGTACTCCTGCGATTTTCAAATATTCTTGACTCAAGGATCCAACATATCAATGAAAGTTTTCTTGGTGCCATGAAGGATGCCGGCTATACCGGTACCTACCGGGGAGTCTATCCTATCAAGGTAAATCAACAGCAACAGGTTGTTGAGGAAATATGCAAATACGGTAAACAGTATCACCATGGATTGGAAACCGGCAGCAAGGCTGAACTTTTACTTGCCCTTGCTCATATAGATGATCTGGAAGCCTATGTTGTCTGTAACGGATACAAGGATGAAGAATATATTGACTTGGCCTTAAGAGGCCTCTCCATGGGAGTGCAAACCGTTCTGGTGGTGGAGATGCCAGGAGAAGTGGATATTATTCTTGAACGTAGCAGGGCGATGGGTATTAAGCCCAATATTGGATTGAGAATGAAGCCCTCAACCGTTGCTAGTGGGCACTGGACAGACAGTGGTGGGGACCGCAGCGTTTTTGGTCTGAATACCACACAGGTCATCCAGGTGGTGGACAAACTTAAAAAAGAGCAGATGCTCGATAGCTTGAAATTATTGCACTATCATCTGGGAAGCCAGATTCCCAACATCCGTGACATCCGAATGGGTGCAACGGAAGCGGCACGATTCTACTGTGGATTGGTTCATGAGGGCGCCCCCATGGGCTTGTTGGATATCGGCGGAGGATTGGCAATTGACTATGATGGTTCGCATACTGATAGCTCAAATAGCCGAAATTATTCCACCAAAGAGTATTGTGATGACGTAGTAGAGGAAGTGATGACCATCTGCAAGGAAGAGCATGTTACCCATCCAACCTTGCTCAGTGAGTCTGGAAGAGCATTGGTCTCCTACTATTCGGTCCTGCTGCTCAACGTCCTGGATACCAATATTTTCTGGAACGGCGAGGATGTTGAGGCAAATCTCGACCCTGAAGTGCTTCCAGCATTGGAGAACCTCCTCTACGTGAGGAAGATGCTCAACGAAAAGAATGCACAGGAATGCCTGAACGACCTGAACTATTACCGTGAGGAGATTAGAAACAAGTTTCTCTATGGTAAGGTGAATATGAGGGAGCGTGCTGCAGCAGAGCATGTCTACTGGTCTATTGTTGCAGAGATCAAGCAGACTTATGGTGAGGTTGAGTCTCCTGAGTTTGAGAAGTTGGAGCAGCAATTATCAGATATCTACTATGGAAACTTCAGTCTTTTCCAATCACTTCCTGATGTATGGGCGATTGATCAATTATTCCCTATCATGCCGATCCATATGCTGGACAAGAGGCCGGACAGAAAGGCTGTGTTGAGTGATATCACCTGTGACAGCGAGGGAAAGATTGATCGATTCATCGGTCGCTGGGAAGTGGAGAACACCCTGAGCCTGCACACCCTTCCTGAGAATGATGACTACATCCTTGGGGTCTTCTTGGTGGGGGCTTACCAGGAAACACTGGGGGACCTGCACAACCTGCTGGGAGATACCAATGTTGCCTCAGTTACCTATGAGGATGGGAAATTCCGACTTCATAATGAGTTGGAAGGTGATACTGTAGCTGATGTATTAAGCTACGTAGAATACGAGCCAAAACAGTTGGAGGCTCTGATCAGAAATAAGGCTGAACGAGCAGTTCAGGATGGAAGGATAACCCCGCTTGAGAGGCGGCGCATTATTGCTGCCTATACAGCCGGACTCAGAGGATATACCTACTACGAAACCGACCAAGAGGAGTAA
- a CDS encoding SPFH domain-containing protein, protein MNEPVYSKEKVLNRPSIGLTILVVNVLLILLSFALFIFGMAADIPGVIRAVVITLGALYGFIIGPILFGGLKIIKPNEALVLTLFGKYYGTLKKEGFFFVNPFVTAVNPASSSESSSGSYKLEGKTDANKSGTTAYSIQIPKRKLSLKAMTLNNEKQKINDSQGNPIIIGVVVIWKVVDTAKAVFDVDNYVDYLSIQCDSALRNVVRLFPYDSDDDEKSLRGSSREVAEDLLKELQGKVAVAGLEILEARITHLSYAPEIAAAMLQRQQASAIIAARQKIVEGAVGMVQMALEQLNESEVVNLDEERKASMVSNLLVVLCGNKDVQPIVNSGSLY, encoded by the coding sequence ATGAATGAACCTGTGTATTCAAAAGAAAAAGTCCTGAACCGACCTTCAATCGGATTGACAATCCTGGTAGTCAATGTGCTGCTTATCCTCTTGTCATTTGCCCTATTCATCTTTGGCATGGCTGCAGATATTCCAGGAGTTATACGTGCAGTTGTCATTACCCTTGGAGCACTCTATGGTTTTATCATCGGTCCGATCTTGTTTGGGGGATTGAAGATTATCAAACCGAATGAAGCATTGGTGCTTACCTTATTTGGAAAGTATTATGGGACACTCAAGAAAGAGGGATTTTTCTTTGTAAATCCATTTGTGACAGCGGTAAATCCTGCATCTTCATCTGAAAGCTCTTCAGGTTCCTATAAGCTTGAAGGAAAAACAGATGCGAATAAGAGCGGGACCACTGCCTATTCAATACAGATTCCAAAACGTAAGCTATCCTTGAAAGCAATGACGCTGAACAATGAGAAGCAGAAAATCAATGACTCACAGGGTAATCCAATCATTATTGGTGTTGTCGTTATCTGGAAAGTGGTTGATACCGCAAAAGCAGTGTTTGACGTTGACAACTATGTGGATTATCTTTCCATACAGTGCGATAGTGCACTGAGAAATGTGGTACGGCTCTTCCCCTACGATAGTGATGATGATGAAAAATCATTGAGAGGAAGCAGTAGAGAGGTAGCAGAGGATCTACTGAAGGAACTGCAAGGCAAGGTTGCTGTTGCCGGCTTGGAAATTCTGGAGGCAAGGATTACCCACCTCTCTTACGCACCAGAGATAGCAGCGGCAATGTTGCAGCGTCAGCAGGCGTCTGCTATCATCGCTGCAAGACAAAAAATTGTGGAAGGAGCGGTTGGAATGGTCCAGATGGCTCTTGAGCAATTGAATGAGAGTGAGGTAGTGAACCTGGATGAAGAACGTAAGGCTTCTATGGTAAGCAATCTTTTAGTGGTCCTTTGTGGAAACAAGGATGTACAGCCAATCGTAAACAGTGGTTCTCTCTATTAG
- a CDS encoding 5'-nucleotidase C-terminal domain-containing protein yields MKRVLLKRVLLGILMLCITMGFLFAQPLPEQAEELVILATTDIHGNVWGFSYENDKETNNNGMARIATYVEQVRDAHPNVILVDNGDVIQGNIMTDDLYNKREGEHPVIRAMNLLDYDSLTLGNHEFNFGEKLIKRMQELANFPILSANMSRLDGTMAALPYTIVERSGVKVGIIGLTNPNAPRWDGEKTDPFVYAPVGPAARRVVDILDDKVDVLVVVAHVGLYPEYDVDGGSDGGLAILELCPEIDVLIVGHAHTTIAEVQDGIAIGGAKNLGREVIRIDLSLDENKQVDGQEVTIIDMTDYEPSELIRGNAFIKEAHQATRDFISGGAPSADGSPSGGIFGTAAVDFQPKNEIMGIPEGKLRDTAVMDFINEVQLLNSGADVSAAALFADTSDIPKGPINYGTIFGIYKYDNTLYRVPVTGAELKAYMEWSATCYNQWKPGDVSISFNPDKPGYLYDMFSGVDYEIDLSKPEGQRIKNVMFKGKSLSDTQKLTLAVNNYRYSSALKAQKLVSGVREWESPNSIRDMLVAYIKEKGTIYPKVDNNWKIVGVNLDSPYRKQVIKMVNEGKLESPYNNPLNVNELKKQGIIK; encoded by the coding sequence ATGAAACGAGTACTCTTAAAGCGGGTATTGCTCGGCATTTTGATGCTTTGCATCACAATGGGATTCCTCTTTGCACAACCCCTGCCAGAACAGGCGGAGGAACTGGTCATCCTAGCTACCACAGATATTCATGGAAATGTCTGGGGATTCAGTTATGAGAATGACAAGGAGACAAACAACAATGGTATGGCTCGCATTGCTACCTATGTGGAGCAAGTGCGTGATGCACATCCTAATGTCATCCTGGTAGATAATGGTGATGTCATCCAGGGAAATATCATGACTGACGATTTATACAACAAGAGAGAAGGTGAGCATCCTGTCATCCGTGCAATGAACCTTTTGGATTATGATAGCCTGACATTGGGAAACCATGAGTTCAATTTTGGAGAGAAATTGATCAAACGTATGCAAGAGCTGGCAAACTTCCCTATACTTTCGGCCAATATGTCCCGATTGGATGGCACCATGGCCGCTCTTCCGTACACCATAGTAGAGAGATCTGGAGTAAAGGTCGGCATCATTGGCCTGACGAATCCGAATGCTCCTCGATGGGATGGTGAAAAGACCGATCCATTTGTATATGCTCCGGTAGGTCCTGCTGCAAGACGGGTAGTGGATATTCTGGATGATAAGGTCGATGTCCTGGTAGTTGTAGCTCATGTGGGACTGTATCCTGAGTATGATGTTGACGGAGGCAGTGATGGAGGCTTGGCAATCCTTGAGCTCTGCCCTGAAATTGATGTGCTTATCGTTGGGCATGCCCATACCACGATTGCAGAGGTACAGGATGGGATTGCTATCGGTGGGGCAAAAAATCTCGGTCGTGAGGTTATCCGCATCGACCTGAGTCTTGACGAGAATAAGCAGGTTGATGGACAGGAAGTGACCATCATTGATATGACTGACTATGAACCGAGTGAGTTGATCAGGGGAAATGCTTTCATCAAAGAGGCACATCAGGCCACCAGAGACTTTATTTCCGGTGGAGCACCTTCTGCTGATGGAAGTCCCAGTGGTGGTATCTTTGGAACTGCAGCAGTTGACTTCCAACCCAAGAATGAGATTATGGGTATCCCCGAAGGAAAACTTCGTGATACCGCTGTCATGGATTTCATCAATGAGGTACAACTGCTAAACAGTGGTGCAGATGTGTCAGCAGCTGCGCTCTTTGCCGATACCAGTGATATCCCCAAGGGTCCGATCAACTACGGAACCATTTTTGGTATCTACAAGTATGATAATACCCTCTATCGCGTACCGGTCACCGGTGCTGAACTGAAAGCCTACATGGAGTGGTCTGCAACCTGCTACAACCAGTGGAAGCCGGGCGATGTCTCCATCAGCTTCAACCCAGACAAGCCGGGGTATCTCTATGATATGTTCAGCGGTGTTGACTACGAGATCGACCTGAGCAAACCTGAAGGGCAGAGAATCAAGAATGTCATGTTCAAGGGCAAGTCGCTCTCAGATACACAGAAACTTACCCTTGCCGTGAACAACTACCGATATTCTTCGGCACTGAAAGCACAAAAACTAGTATCTGGGGTTCGGGAATGGGAGAGTCCAAACTCAATTCGTGATATGCTTGTTGCCTACATCAAAGAAAAGGGGACCATATATCCGAAAGTTGACAACAACTGGAAGATCGTTGGTGTTAACTTGGATAGCCCCTATCGCAAGCAGGTCATCAAGATGGTTAATGAGGGGAAACTTGAATCACCCTACAATAATCCATTGAATGTCAACGAACTGAAGAAACAGGGGATCATCAAATAA
- a CDS encoding tetratricopeptide repeat protein, whose product MENYFARLLLSSELDDPLYFARIHQNIADLEKKRVAHFNEYGPMNQEYILLMGDLNMAYYRAGETQKELEVAQQIYQTNQILHGDDDESTIEAMIALGNSYLDDGQSAEAQSIVEDLLGRDYTKENGPSYDLYIDSLCLQADIYHIKKKFDEELLLRQQVLTILTSFQGSTSSQSIMARCALGVCLERRYAWREALEQYRIIRSYLDIESDFASEAEKIGLLVHIARCYRKLGEVEDARTLYRWAHRKAHVYFGPASPLALKMQRLLKAAEHNNR is encoded by the coding sequence ATGGAAAATTATTTTGCACGATTACTACTCTCCAGTGAACTTGATGACCCGCTCTACTTTGCACGGATACATCAGAATATTGCAGATCTGGAGAAGAAGCGCGTAGCTCACTTCAACGAATATGGCCCCATGAATCAAGAATACATACTCTTGATGGGGGATTTGAATATGGCCTACTACCGTGCAGGAGAGACCCAAAAAGAGTTGGAGGTTGCTCAACAGATTTATCAGACAAACCAGATTCTTCATGGTGATGATGATGAGTCAACCATTGAAGCCATGATCGCCTTAGGCAACTCCTATCTTGATGATGGACAAAGCGCTGAGGCACAATCCATTGTTGAGGATCTGCTTGGTCGTGATTACACAAAAGAGAATGGCCCCTCCTATGATCTCTATATCGATTCACTCTGCTTGCAGGCAGACATCTACCATATAAAGAAAAAGTTTGATGAAGAGCTTCTACTCCGTCAACAGGTGCTCACCATCCTCACCTCATTCCAAGGATCAACGAGCAGTCAGAGTATCATGGCTCGCTGTGCACTTGGGGTATGCCTGGAGAGGCGATATGCCTGGAGAGAAGCACTTGAACAGTACAGAATCATCCGATCCTACCTTGATATAGAATCGGATTTCGCCTCTGAAGCAGAGAAAATTGGCCTGCTTGTACATATAGCACGCTGCTATCGCAAGCTCGGGGAAGTAGAGGATGCAAGGACGCTCTACCGGTGGGCACACCGTAAAGCCCATGTCTATTTTGGTCCTGCCTCTCCTTTAGCCCTGAAAATGCAAAGGCTTCTCAAGGCAGCTGAACACAACAACCGATAA
- the nspC gene encoding carboxynorspermidine decarboxylase, protein MIDLKKISHTPAFVLEYELLKKNLSIIEQLQKDLPISFLFALKGFAMHAVFPDLASVASGATASSLNEALLASPYFDEIHAYAPVYQKNEFETIASMATHITFNSVSQLQTYRDRSCDAKLGLRINAMYSTVSTALYDPCSYGSRLGILPKDLPQLPEGVSGLHSHNLCESGALELAHTLSSIEKHWGHLLGDIDWLNLGGGHLVTREGYDLDLFRNTIIDFHNKYPHIKLILEPGAAFVWETGYLITEILDIVENGGIKTLMIDASFAAHMPDCLEMPYSPNVIGAQLEENGVYRLGGSSCLAGDWVGSYTFEKAPKIGDHLVLCDMMHYTMVKTTMFNGIALPDIGIYREETYTVVKTFGFDDYQRRLS, encoded by the coding sequence ATGATCGATTTGAAAAAGATTAGCCATACTCCAGCATTTGTGTTGGAGTATGAGCTTCTAAAAAAGAACCTTTCCATCATTGAACAGTTGCAGAAGGATCTTCCCATCTCCTTTCTCTTCGCCCTTAAAGGGTTTGCGATGCATGCAGTATTCCCGGACTTGGCCTCTGTTGCGAGCGGGGCAACAGCCTCTTCATTGAATGAGGCACTTCTTGCATCTCCTTATTTTGATGAAATCCACGCATATGCTCCGGTGTATCAGAAGAACGAATTTGAAACCATTGCCTCAATGGCAACACACATTACGTTCAACTCTGTTTCCCAGCTACAGACCTATCGCGACAGAAGTTGTGATGCTAAACTGGGGCTTCGCATCAATGCCATGTACTCGACAGTCTCTACTGCCTTGTATGATCCCTGTAGCTACGGGAGCCGTTTGGGGATACTTCCCAAGGATCTTCCACAACTCCCAGAGGGGGTGAGTGGATTACACTCCCACAACCTCTGTGAGAGTGGTGCCCTAGAGCTGGCCCATACGCTCTCATCAATTGAAAAGCATTGGGGACATTTGCTTGGTGATATTGATTGGCTGAATCTTGGTGGTGGACACCTGGTAACCAGAGAAGGGTATGACCTGGATCTTTTCAGGAATACAATCATAGATTTCCACAATAAATATCCCCACATCAAGCTCATATTGGAGCCTGGGGCAGCCTTTGTTTGGGAAACTGGGTATCTGATAACCGAAATTCTTGATATCGTTGAAAATGGTGGTATCAAGACACTGATGATTGATGCCTCTTTTGCGGCCCATATGCCGGACTGTCTTGAAATGCCTTACTCCCCAAATGTAATAGGAGCCCAGCTGGAAGAAAATGGTGTCTATCGTCTTGGTGGATCGTCCTGCTTGGCAGGGGACTGGGTGGGCAGTTACACCTTTGAGAAAGCACCTAAGATCGGGGACCATCTTGTACTCTGTGACATGATGCACTACACCATGGTCAAGACCACCATGTTCAATGGTATTGCCTTACCGGATATCGGCATCTATCGCGAAGAGACCTATACCGTGGTAAAAACCTTCGGATTTGATGATTATCAACGACGACTGTCGTAG